The following DNA comes from Desulfovibrio sp. X2.
GCGTGGCCACGAGTCCGGCCACGGGCAGGAGCAGCTCGAGGAAGAGGATGGGGTTGTTCAGGTAGTTGACGAAGAGCTTGCTGGACACGGCCGTGAGGACCAGGAAGCCCACGATGGCGAAGGCCAGCACCGGCCACAGGGTCGTGGCCGCCCTGGCCGCGCGCGCGTGCAGCTCGCCGCCCGTGCGGATGCACAGCCACAGGGCCCCGTGCACCAGGAAGAGCATCAGGAAGAGCACGCCGCCCATGAGGCCGTAAGGGTTCAGCAGGTCCAGGAGACCGGCGCGGATGAAACCGTCCGGGCCCACGGGCAGGCCGCCGAAGATGTTGGCGAAGGCCACGCCGAGCAGGATGGCGGGCAGGGCGCTGCCCAGGAACTGGCAGGTGTCCCAGAGCTTGCGCCAGCCCGGGCCCTCGATCTTGCTGCGGAACTCGAAGCTGACCGCGCGGATGATCAGCGCGAAGAGCAGGAGCATGAGCGCGGTGTAGAGCCCGGAGAACATGGCCGCGTAGACCTGCGGGAAGGCCGCGAAGGTCACGCCGCCCGCGGAGATGAGCCAGACCTCGTTGCCGTCCCAGAAGGGACCCGCGGCGTTCAGGACGCTGCGCTTGTCGTCCTCGGTCTTGGCGATGAAGGGCATCAGCGTGCCCGCGCCGAGATCGAAGCCGTCGAGCATGAAGTACACGGCCCACAGGAGGCCCCACAGGAAGAACCAGATATCTGCAAGCATGGTGTCTCTCCTCGCTTAGGCGTGCGTGGGGGCTTCAGGACCCTTGGCCGCGTATTTGAACATCAGGAAGTATCCGGCCAGGCCGAGCACCGTGTACAGCACGCACATGGCGATCAGGCTGAACCAGATCTGGCCCGGGGCGACCACCGGCGAGAAGGCGTCCGAGGTGCGCATGAGCCCGTAGACGATCCAGGGCTGGCGGCCGACCTCGGCCAGGACCCAGCCCGCCTCGAGCGCCACGAAGGGCAGCGGGATGGAGAGCAGCAGGGCCTTCAGCAGCCAGGGCCTGTTCTCGATGTCCTTGCGCCAGAGGAAGGCGGCGCCCATGAGCAGGATGAAGAGCGTGCCGAGCCCGACCATGATGCGGAAGCTCAGGAAGGTGATCAGCACGGGCGGCCGGTCTTCCTTGGGGAAGTCGAGCAGCCCCTTCACCGTGGCGTTGGGATCGTTGTAGGCCAGGATGGAGAGCAGGTCCGGGATCTTCAGGGCCTGGATCACGTTGGTCTCGTTGGCCTCGTCCGGGTACTGGATGAGGTACATGGGCGCGCCCTGCTCGGTGTGCCAGTGGGACTCCATGGCCGCGAGCTTCGTGGGCTGGGTCCTGGCGACCTCGTTGCCGTGGAAGTGGCCCTGCACGGCGACGACCAGGGCCATGGCCAGGCCGAGCGGAGCGGCCACGGCGACGCACTTCTTGAATATCGCCGTGTTGCTCTTGCGCAGCAGGTGCCAGGACGAGATGCCGAGCACGAACATGCAGGCCAGGAGATAGGAGCCGGAGACCGTGTGCAGGAACTCCTGCCAGGCGAAGGGGTTGAAGACCACCGCCGCGAAGTCGGAAAGCTCGGCGCGGCCGTTGCGCAGCACGTAGCCGAGCGGGTTCTGCATGAAGCCGTTGGCGATGAGGATCCAGACCGCGGAGAGGTTGGAGCCGAAGAAGACCAGCCAGGCGACCACGGCGTGGGCCTTGGGCGAGAGCTTCTTCCAGCCGAAGACCCACACGCCGATGAAGGTGGACTCCAGGAAGAAGGCGGCCGTGGCCTCGATGGCCAGGAGCGAGCCGAAGATGTCGCCGACGTAGGTGGAATAGCGCGACCAGTTCGTGCCGAACTGGAACTCGAGCGTGATGCCGGTGACCACGCCGATGACGAAGTTGATCAGGAAGA
Coding sequences within:
- the cydB gene encoding cytochrome d ubiquinol oxidase subunit II, whose protein sequence is MLADIWFFLWGLLWAVYFMLDGFDLGAGTLMPFIAKTEDDKRSVLNAAGPFWDGNEVWLISAGGVTFAAFPQVYAAMFSGLYTALMLLLFALIIRAVSFEFRSKIEGPGWRKLWDTCQFLGSALPAILLGVAFANIFGGLPVGPDGFIRAGLLDLLNPYGLMGGVLFLMLFLVHGALWLCIRTGGELHARAARAATTLWPVLAFAIVGFLVLTAVSSKLFVNYLNNPILFLELLLPVAGLVATRIWIGARKWWLAWAASAATIVGCTFFGVIGLFPALIPSTISPEFSLTTANASSSPLTLQIMLVVACIFVPIVLIYQIWTYKTFAHRMDESDLSYDEAY
- a CDS encoding cytochrome ubiquinol oxidase subunit I, with the protein product MDALFLSRLQFAAATMFHFLFVPLTLGLSLLIAIFETRYVRTGDEAWLRATKFWGKLFLINFVIGVVTGITLEFQFGTNWSRYSTYVGDIFGSLLAIEATAAFFLESTFIGVWVFGWKKLSPKAHAVVAWLVFFGSNLSAVWILIANGFMQNPLGYVLRNGRAELSDFAAVVFNPFAWQEFLHTVSGSYLLACMFVLGISSWHLLRKSNTAIFKKCVAVAAPLGLAMALVVAVQGHFHGNEVARTQPTKLAAMESHWHTEQGAPMYLIQYPDEANETNVIQALKIPDLLSILAYNDPNATVKGLLDFPKEDRPPVLITFLSFRIMVGLGTLFILLMGAAFLWRKDIENRPWLLKALLLSIPLPFVALEAGWVLAEVGRQPWIVYGLMRTSDAFSPVVAPGQIWFSLIAMCVLYTVLGLAGYFLMFKYAAKGPEAPTHA